The Thermodesulfobacteriota bacterium DNA segment GAACACGAACAGGGGCACGTCCAGCTTTTCCGCCTGGATCTGAAACCACTTCCAGTGGGTGTCGCAGATGGTATTGGTGCAGGTGATGATATCCGGCCGGGCGATGCCGCCGTGTTTCAGGGGCGCGGCGGTGTCCACCGCGCCGATGTTGGTTTTGCAGTAGGAGCAGAGGTCCCGGGAATACCCCATGCTTTCGGCGTGCTCGATCAGCCGCCGGGACTGCTTCTGGGCCGCGGCCACGGTGGCCATGTTCTCCGGGTGCAGCGGGAAAATGTCGAGCCCCAGCAGCAGTTCGATGGGGAAACCGGCGCAGGTCCAGGCGGTCTTTTTCCACGGCAGCAGGCTGTAAAGCTTGCCCGTGAGAAAATACCAGGTCATGGGCCAGCGGAGGTCTCCGGCGTGGGGCAGGGTCTCGACCCGGACAGGGGCGTTCGGGTCCATGGCGGGAGTTGTCGGTTGTTCAGCGTTCATGATGTTCATCCCATCTCAGCGAAGGCGGCCAGCCGGGTGGCCAGCGGGTTGTCCGGGGTAGCCGTATACTCCCGTTCCACATGGAGGACCCGGTACCCCCTGCTTTTCAGGGCGTTGTTCACCAGCACGGCGTCATAGGCATAGGGCTCGCAGAACTTGAGGTTCTGGGAAATGACGGCCCTGATGCCGGACTGCGCCAGGGCCGCTTCCAGGTATGCCAGCCGCTGGCGCAGGCCCACCTTGGTGGCGGGCCTGGGTATGGACAGGTAGTACCGCGCCAGCGATTCCACTGGGTCGCCCTCATCGGGAATCCGGCTGGCGAAATATCGCTCGCCCAGGGAGAGGTCGTCCCGGACCACCCGGAAACCGGCCTCGTCGATCTGGTCCATCAGTTCCGGGTAGGTGACGTCCGACCCGGTCAGCAGGGCCTTCACCTTGTCCCCGGGGAAAGGCCCTCTTTGGCTGATCGTGTCGATGGCGGCATCTACTTCTTTGATGGCCTCGGCTCTGGGCAGGGTCATGCTTTTGATCATGACCGAGAGGTATTCCCGGTTGGTCATGTCCTTTTCCGCCCGGAGGCCGGAAAAAACCCGGAGCCGCTCCTTGAGGCGGTTGGATTCCTGGTTGGCCCGGGCCAGCATCTCGCCGGTGACAAGGATGCCGAACTGGCGCTGGATGGCGTCCATCAGCCGCCACAGTTCGGATTTCATGAACCGGACGGCCGCTTCGTCGTCCTTCAGCGGCGTGTTGAACCAGTGCAGGAACGGCGTGGGCACATGCCGCTTCCACACGTCATAATGACGGTTGGTGGCGTTGCACCCCTGGGCGACGACGATCCCGGCCCATTGCCCGGACCGGGCCAGTGCCTCGGTCATGATGCTGCGCGCGGCCGGGCAGAAAAAGGCCGGCAGATAGCGGTCGGCCGGGTCGTTGGCGGCGCGCACGTCCCCGAGGATCTTGTACGGTGCAAAACCGGCGGCGGCGATGACCTCCTCGGGCATGTCGTGGGAGGTGTCAAAATAGGCGATGGTTTCCATTGTCAACGTTTCCGGCAGATTTGGGTTTTCAGCATCAAAATAAGTTGAACGACTGACCGAACTATTTCTTTACCTCACACCGGTCGTTGCCGTCAAGCAGAATCCGCTTAAAAGCGCGAGGCGTCCAGCAGGTGTATCCCCTCGGCTTTATTTTTCATCAGCCTGATATTTCCCATCGGAATCGGTTACGAACAGCATAAAAAACCGGAAATTCCATTCCGCGGGTGGATTTCGGCTAAAAAATCAATCTGGACATCGGAGTGCAAAAAGGGAAAATCTTTACAATCTCTGTTCTCTAATGTCAAATTATTTTATAGAGTAAGTTCCATTAAAAAAACAACCGGTGAACCGCCACACCGATATTTCGCCATTCGATTTCAGCCTTTTCCCGAAATGATTGGAAAGGATAAAATATGGGCAAACATCTGGTTTTAGCCGGCGGCGGTCACGCCCACCTGATGACCCTGGAGCGGCTTGATGAATTTGTCCGGCGGGGGCACCGGGTGACTGTGATCGGTCCGGCAGCCTATCACTACTATTCGGGTATGGGGCCGGGCATGCTGGCCGGCGTCTATACCCCGGAGGAGATTCGTTTTGCCATCCGCCGGGTAACTGAAAAAAAAGGCGGAACCTTTCTCTGCGACGCGGTGGAGACGATCGATCCCCGGGGAAAGACCGTTCGTCTCACCTCCGGCGGCCAGATCGCTTATGACGTGCTCTCCTGCAACCTGGGCAGTCATGTGCCCCGGGACCTGGTGACAAGGGACGAGGGCGGCGTTTATCCGGTCAAGCCCATCGAACAACTGCTGGAAGCGCGGCAGCGCCTTCTGGACATCGGCGTCCGCAGGCCGGCGGGCGTGGTGGTTGCCGGCGGCGGACCGGCGGCCGCGGAGATCGCGGGCAATGTCCATCACCTGGCCCTGACGTCGGGAATAAACCTGCCGGCCATTACCGTCTGCGCCGGCCGGTCTTTTCTGGGGCGGTTTCCGGAAAGCGTCCGTTCCCGGGTTTACCGTTCCCTGACCGGACGCGGCATCGTTATTGACGAAAGCGGGTTCGTCACGGCCATCCAGACCGGGGCCGTCACCCTTGAGTCGGGCAGAACCATTACGGCGGATGTTATTTTTGTTGCGCCGGGCGTGAAACCATCGCCCGTTGCCGTCGCTTCCGGCCTGCCGGGCGGACCCGACGGCGGTCTCCTGGTCAATCAATATTTGCAGTCGCCGACCCATCCGGAAATTTTTGGCGGCGGCGATTGCATTTATTTCGAGCCCCGGCCCCTGGACAAGGTCGGCGTCTATGCCGTGCGGCAGAACCCGTTGCTTCTTCACAATCTTCTGGCCGCTTTGGAGGGAGGGCCCCTGCGGCCTTTCCGGCCCCAGGACGGTTACCTGCTGATTTTAAACCTGGGCGATTACCGCGGGGTGCTGAAAAAAGGATGGCTGACGTTCGAAGGCCGCGCGGCCTTCCTGCTCAAGGATTACATCGACCGGCGCTTCATGAGACGGTTCCAGGCAATGGAGTAGGGGACGGATTAAGGATTTGCCGTTGGCCCTGATTTAAAAATGATGTCGCCGTAATACGCGGTGGCGGCTTCGCCGGTGTTGTCCGAATCGGTCATAATCGCCACGCCGGTGATCAGGGGCGGCTGCCGGCCGAAACAGTCCAGGTAGTCCTGATAGATATTCCGCTCTGCCGTGATCCAGGTGTCCGTCCGGTCAGGGCCGCTTTCCACCACGATCATCATGACCCGGTCGGTAAAGGGGTTGGGTACCCGGGTGTCCAGCGGCGCCCGGCTTTCCCAAATATAATTGACGGCGCTGCCTGGGGGATATTCGCCATATATCAGCCGAGCGCCTTCAAACTGGGCTTTTTCCAGAATACCCGCCTGGCCGGGATCGTATTCAAAGGCGATATAGATCCGGGCCGGGTAATCATCCCCGCCTTTCCGGGTGACATCGCCGTTTTCGTATACATTGCTGATTTTCCAGCGCCACTGGATAAGGGGATAAATCATGGGGTCGATGCGGATTTTGCGGATGAGGCCGGAGGCCGAGGCGTTGCTGTCGGCCCGGATAACGGACAGGCCGCTGTCCTGAACAATATCATAGTCTGTATGATCCTTGATTTTGCGGAAGGTCAGCGGCTGCCACCCTTCCGGGAGGCCTTCAGCGGTAACGGCGGTGTTTGAAAAATTTCCCACGGCCAGAACATCCCCGGCCGTGACAGCGGCCGGTCCTGACAGAACGAGAAAAAGAACCGCCACAAAGGTGGCCGGTAACCGTTCGCTAAAGAACCGGATCTGGTCCGATTTGGTCATGAGTTCCTCCGATTGCTGATCATGTTCCGCAGCCGCTTCCGGGTATGAGCGGCCGGGCCGGCGCATTCACGGCTGTCCGACTCAAGCGCTTTCAGGTCGTCGATGGTGTCCATATCCCGCCAGACCGGCAGCATCCGCGGGGTAATTCCGCGCGCGTCAAATTGCCGCAGCGTTTCCGACAGTACTGTTCCCGTTCCCCAGGTGATGCCGTCAAACACCTCGGGCAGAAAACCCGCGGCCGTAAACCCGATCAGGTAATACCCGCCGTCCCGGGCCGGGCCGATGACCGCCGCGTGATCCCGCAGCAGGTCAAAGGTTTCATGGATTATGGCTGCCGGCAGGTCCGGCAGATCGCTGCCGACAACCAGCGCTCGGGAAAATCCAGCGGCAAAGGTTTCCGTCAGGGCGTTCTTCATCCTTTCTCCCAGGGACTCTCCTGTCTGGGCCAAAAGCGGCCAATCTCCGCCCAGCCAGGCGCGCGCAAGCTCCCTGTCCCCGGCGGGATAAAAGTAGATCCGCGCCGCCCGTCCGGTTGACGTGAGCATGGCCAGCGCATCCGCTACAAAGCATTGATAAAGAGCCAGGGCCTCCGCGTCTCCCAGGGACGCGGCCAGACGGGTCTTGACCGCCCCCTTGACCGGCGTTTTGACAAAAAGAACTATGGCGTCGTCTTTATCGCTTTTTACGAATTCATCATCATTCATTATATTCAAAATTTTTATCCATTAAATCCGGATCGGAAAAATAGGACCGGCCCACCAGGGTCAGGGCATGGTGACCCCGCTGGCGCATGCTGCCCACCTTGGGAATGCCCATGGAGAAAAGAATGTACGGCTCGATCCGGGTGGATTCTTTGGCAATGCCGCTCGTGTTGAAAAGGCTGGCGTGACCGCCGTTGTCCGTCGGGAGCATTTCCAGGGTCTCATAGGGAACCAGGGAACAAATCGTGCCGTCCGCCGGAACCGGGTCGGCCGTGAGGCCGACCACCTGATGCCAGTCGGCGTTGACATGGACATTCAGCCGGTTTTCCGGAAAAGACGAGGGCAGGGTCATGGGAGAGAAAGCGTCGATGGCAAAGGACTGGGGCTTGATGCGCTTGATTGTTCCCTCGGCCGGTACAAAGAAATGATAACACCCGCAGTTGTTCATGATGTCCGCCATCACCGGCCGGCCGCTGCCGTCCAGGGTGACACGCACGGTCAGCCCGTCCAGGGGGCCGCGTTCCAGCCAGGGGGATTTCGGCCCCTGCCTGGCCGCGTACCAGACGGCGTAGTTGATCTGGAGAACCGGTTTGCCCCGGTAAAAGGCGTTGGTGCAATACCAGTATATCGCCGATCGTTCCTCATCCACCCGGATGTTTTTGTCCCGCCATTGGATCGTGCCGAAGCGGTCGGAATCGCCGCTGATCTCCTGGGTGATGGTCGGCGCGAAGTTCTCGGCCAGCATGCGGCGGGCAACGGTATCCGGCCGGGGCACGGCCAGGGCGTTATCTGATGACGCCGAAAGAATCCGGCCGATTTCTTCTTCGCTCAGAACCGGCGCTTTTTCCGGCAGATAGCAGACGCTTTCACTGCCCGGCGGGATGGGGCCGGGCGGTTTGGAAAGCCAGTCGCTCATCCGGCGGTGGGCCTTCCGGGTCAGGTAGACTACCGGCAGGGCCGTCAGGGGATAGGCGCCGACGGCCCGCATCCAGGTTTCATATACTTGCGGGCATTCCATGGCCGCGGTCACTGCCTCATGAAAATCGGGCTGTTTGCGCCGGGCCGCGAGCAGGGCGGCGGCGGCTGTCTCGGCATAATCGGCCAGTTCGTCGGCCGCGGGCGGAACCCCGGCCAGGCGGGACAGCCTTTCCCGGGATTCCGCCGGCAGGCAGAGAATCTCGCCGCAGCGGGCAGCGGCATCTTCAGCTCGCATCCAGTCAATCCAGAGGTCTTTTTCCGCCGCCGTTGAGACGCGGTCCTTCAGGCCGCACAGGAACCGGTCGGCACGGAGAAAGGCCAATCCGTCCAGGCGGCCGACGGCGGCATTATTGACCCCGGCCTCGGTCGTCTCCTTATCCAGGGCCTGGAGGAAGCGGTCGTACCGGGCTGTTTTATCATCCATCGGTACACGGGACGGTTTTATTCCCGAAGAGCAGGCGCCCATGATCAGGGCAATGGACAAGAGCAGGATCGATGCCCGGTAATGTTTCCCCGGGGGAAAAGTGTGGTCGATTTTCATGTGTTTTTTCTCCTCATGGACCGGATGATAGAAGGGGCAGGGCTTTTTGGCTGTTTTCAATATCGAAGCTATAGACGGTTTGCCAGGTTGATCGCCGTCGGAATCACGCCGAAAAGTATAATTATAAAGGACAG contains these protein-coding regions:
- a CDS encoding TIGR04282 family arsenosugar biosynthesis glycosyltransferase; the protein is MNDDEFVKSDKDDAIVLFVKTPVKGAVKTRLAASLGDAEALALYQCFVADALAMLTSTGRAARIYFYPAGDRELARAWLGGDWPLLAQTGESLGERMKNALTETFAAGFSRALVVGSDLPDLPAAIIHETFDLLRDHAAVIGPARDGGYYLIGFTAAGFLPEVFDGITWGTGTVLSETLRQFDARGITPRMLPVWRDMDTIDDLKALESDSRECAGPAAHTRKRLRNMISNRRNS
- a CDS encoding DUF3047 domain-containing protein; its protein translation is MTKSDQIRFFSERLPATFVAVLFLVLSGPAAVTAGDVLAVGNFSNTAVTAEGLPEGWQPLTFRKIKDHTDYDIVQDSGLSVIRADSNASASGLIRKIRIDPMIYPLIQWRWKISNVYENGDVTRKGGDDYPARIYIAFEYDPGQAGILEKAQFEGARLIYGEYPPGSAVNYIWESRAPLDTRVPNPFTDRVMMIVVESGPDRTDTWITAERNIYQDYLDCFGRQPPLITGVAIMTDSDNTGEAATAYYGDIIFKSGPTANP
- a CDS encoding FAD-dependent oxidoreductase; translated protein: MGKHLVLAGGGHAHLMTLERLDEFVRRGHRVTVIGPAAYHYYSGMGPGMLAGVYTPEEIRFAIRRVTEKKGGTFLCDAVETIDPRGKTVRLTSGGQIAYDVLSCNLGSHVPRDLVTRDEGGVYPVKPIEQLLEARQRLLDIGVRRPAGVVVAGGGPAAAEIAGNVHHLALTSGINLPAITVCAGRSFLGRFPESVRSRVYRSLTGRGIVIDESGFVTAIQTGAVTLESGRTITADVIFVAPGVKPSPVAVASGLPGGPDGGLLVNQYLQSPTHPEIFGGGDCIYFEPRPLDKVGVYAVRQNPLLLHNLLAALEGGPLRPFRPQDGYLLILNLGDYRGVLKKGWLTFEGRAAFLLKDYIDRRFMRRFQAME
- a CDS encoding 2-hydroxyacyl-CoA dehydratase family protein yields the protein METIAYFDTSHDMPEEVIAAAGFAPYKILGDVRAANDPADRYLPAFFCPAARSIMTEALARSGQWAGIVVAQGCNATNRHYDVWKRHVPTPFLHWFNTPLKDDEAAVRFMKSELWRLMDAIQRQFGILVTGEMLARANQESNRLKERLRVFSGLRAEKDMTNREYLSVMIKSMTLPRAEAIKEVDAAIDTISQRGPFPGDKVKALLTGSDVTYPELMDQIDEAGFRVVRDDLSLGERYFASRIPDEGDPVESLARYYLSIPRPATKVGLRQRLAYLEAALAQSGIRAVISQNLKFCEPYAYDAVLVNNALKSRGYRVLHVEREYTATPDNPLATRLAAFAEMG
- a CDS encoding 2-hydroxyacyl-CoA dehydratase family protein — translated: MNAEQPTTPAMDPNAPVRVETLPHAGDLRWPMTWYFLTGKLYSLLPWKKTAWTCAGFPIELLLGLDIFPLHPENMATVAAAQKQSRRLIEHAESMGYSRDLCSYCKTNIGAVDTAAPLKHGGIARPDIITCTNTICDTHWKWFQIQAEKLDVPLFVF